In one window of Juglans regia cultivar Chandler chromosome 3, Walnut 2.0, whole genome shotgun sequence DNA:
- the LOC108980538 gene encoding alpha-1,3-arabinosyltransferase XAT3-like, which translates to MCSSISNGTICCDRSSIRSDICIMKGDVRTHPASSSVFLYFSRETNGLVNYGKEEGDEELRHEKIRPYTRKWETSVMDAIGELGLSAKRVNYGIIRHHCDVWHDVPAVFFSTGGYTGNVYHEFNDGILPLYITSQHFNGKVVFVITEYHKWWILKYGDVLSQLSDYPAIDFNGDKRTHCFPEAIVGLRIHDELTVDSSLMEGNKSISDFRNLLDQAYWPRIRGLIQDEEREAQEKLKRKLSLFPTSLETSIKMEKEVQEDRSEKPKLLILSRNGSRAIVNENLLVKMAEEIGFEVTVLRPDPTTELARIYRTLNSSHVMVGVHGAAMTHFLFMRPGSVLIQVIPLGTVWAAETYFGEPARKFGLKYIGYEIVPKESSLYDKYEENDPVLKDPNSVNKKGWQYTKNIYLEGQNVRLDLSRFRKRLVRAYYYNIAKMIGRVHLQSQ; encoded by the exons ATGTGTTCTTCAATCTCAAATG GAACTATATGTTGTGATAGAAGCAGTATTCGTTCTGACATATGCATCATGAAAGGGGATGTAAGAACACACCCTGCTTCCTCTTCAGTCTTCCTTTATTTCTCAAGAGAGACAAATGGTCTCGTTAATTATGGTAAAGAAGAGGGAGATGAGGAACTCCGACACGAAAAAATCAGACCCTATACACGGAAATGGGAAACAAGTGTCATGGACGCCATCGGTGAATTAGGACTTAGTGCAAAGAGAGTGAATTATGGTATAATCAGACATCATTGTGATGTCTGGCATGATGTTCCGGCTGTGTTCTTCTCGACTGGAGGATATACAGGTAATGTTTATCACGAATTTAATGATGGGATTCTGCCATTGTACATTACTTCACAGCATTTCAACGGGAAGGTTGTGTTTGTCATCACTGAATATCATAAGTGGTGGATTCTAAAGTACGGGGATGTGCTTTCTCAACTCTCTGATTATCCAGCAATAGATTTTAATGGTGACAAGAGAACTCATTGCTTCCCAGAAGCCATTGTTGGTCTGAGGATCCATGACGAGCTTACCGTGGATTCTTCGTTGATGGAGGGGAATAAGAGCATTAGTGATTTTCGAAATCTTTTAGACCAAGCTTACTGGCCTCGAATCAGGGGTTTGATCCAAGATGAGGAACGAGAAGCGCAAGAGAAACTGAAACGCAAGCTTTCTTTGTTCCCCACATCATTAGAAACCTCGataaaaatggaaaaggaaGTGCAAGAGGATCGATCAGAGAAGCCGAAACTACTGATTTTGTCGCGGAATGGGTCCAGAGCGATAGTCAATGAGAATTTGTTGGTGAAAATGGCGGAGGAAATCGGGTTTGAAGTCACAGTTTTGAGGCCTGACCCAACAACAGAACTGGCAAGGATTTATAGGACTCTGAATTCAAGCCATGTAATGGTTGGTGTGCATGGGGCAGCCATGACACATTTTCTCTTCATGAGACCTGGCTCTGTGTTGATTCAAGTTATTCCCCTTGGAACTGTGTGGGCAGCAGAGACATATTTTGGGGAGCCTGCAAGGAAGTTTGGATTGAAGTATATTGGCTATGAAATAGTTCCTAAAGAGAGCTCACTGTATGATAAATACGAAGAAAATGATCCGGTTCTTAAAGACCCAAACAGCGTGAATAAAAAGGGTTGGCAGTATACAAAGAACATCTATCTTGAAGGCCAAAATGTACGACTAGATTTGAGTAGATTTAGGAAGCGCTTGGTTCGGGCTTATTACTACAACATTGCTAAAATGATTGGTCGTGTTCATCTCCAATCACAGtaa